The window TTTAAGGTTTAAAAAATGCTgctttacattaaaatgtaacataTGCATATATctatatgcatatatacacatattagTACGAGTTTAGTGTAGTATAAGCTAAGATGAGTAACACTTAAACAGAAgtgttaatataaaatatatgctGTATTTACATAGAACTTTCAATGGACATGGCTACATGGATACAATAATTTTACAATAAACTACAATGAAAAAGGTTAACATAAACATAAGTAAAACAGACAGCAAACTGTAGGAAGTGTTACCGACCTGTAGTGATAATTCCAGGTATATCTTTGGCAGCAATAAACAGGTCATCAATAGGATCCAACAAATGTTTGATGTTTACACCTCTCATGTTGTAGTAATTTCCATCTTCAGCCCTTCCACTGCGCTCTATCGCCACAAGGTGGTCATACCTGGatttaaacacaacaatcaaATAAGGAATTTATCACTCAgacagctgagagacagactACATGACTCCATAGTCAAGTGAAAATTGTACATTACATGCCTAGCTAAAACACTTATATAAATACTCAAGGATTTTTAAAGAAGCATTTTTCTTCTACTCACTGATTTGAGTATTCTATGTTTGGAATGATGCCTATTGTCCCAATTGCACGTGATGGAAGGACACAATCTTTATGAATTCATAATAAACTTTCAAATGTGTAActtgatatttgttttcaaaaatcttttggtttgtttgtttacatctggAGAATGAATTGGATGGATAGAAATGGAAGACAAGACACATCTCTCTTCTGCCTGTGCCTTTTCAATCACTTTATACATAGACTGTTGTGATGACCATTAgtatataatgtaaaatgttttcatgactcaataaaaagaaaaaaatatgatacaaaagaaaaaagaaaaaaatccgTATATACCACTACGATTGAGTATTATACTACAGAGTATTAGGGTCATGTTGAAGAAACAAATTCAGGGATTTCGAGAATTAGGTCGTAAAAATACTAGAGacaaagttgtaatttaatgaaaatgaagtGATCATTTAAGGCAACGATTGATTTTACAGGGGGAATATCAGAGGATCAGTCTTTTCCCTGCATTGAAATAAGGAAtatggagcatcttgttaaattATAGTTTAGTAAAGGTCTCACAAATAACATAATAGTAGAACctacaagggatattctccatcttgtcttaTGTTATAAAatgggacagtgtttagtttaaaaaggcaaataGATGAATTCTGATCTACTATGAAAGCCACATGCCTTTTCATAAtactgaagttatgtccctaacatccgctggcgGCCACTAACACGTGCTAACATCTACTGATAGTAGGTAACTTTATTTGTGCAGAGGACAAGGGACAATCACCATCATGTTCTATAttctaaaattattattaagaCTTTGAGAAGATTGTTTAAGAAACTGTGTCTATCCGGAAGTAAGAACCAAGAGGAAAGGTTGAGGAGTGTATATCATTGATTACATCATGTGCTATTCAAATGGGTTTCTAGGTACACATTGATGTTGGTTCAAGATTTGGCATCCAGAAGGAGTGGAACTCCAACGAGACCAGGTTCTCCTAGCTGTTTATTtcctaaaaaaatatttttattctttattctataatataacacatttatttccataatATTACAAAGCTATCCTCGGAATATTAAAGTTTCTTCAAAATTATGACTTTACTCTAAAAAATCGGAGGTTGGGAATTGTAAGACTACTTTGTCCTCAGTCTTACTGCAAACACACGTCACAGTTCAGATAACCTGGGCTTGCTGGGGTCTCCATGGTGACACAGGAAGTGCAGTGCGGCGTCTGGTCCACAGTCTTCAAAAGTGACCAATGGGATTGCAGTTTTCAGCACACCTGAGGGTGGAATTGTAGACAGATTAGAGCAAGCAGAGGCTTTCTCTTTAAAAGTAACAATTGCTTCAGTTTCAAGAGAATGATCAATAGGgataaaataatgatttcagTTGTGTTGGTACAATCCTGGAGACAGATTGATCTATTTATTCCACAGATTTTCATTAAAACTCTCTCCCACCTGTTTTCACAGCTTCATCAATAATGGCCTGGTTCATCTCCAGGGCTCTCCTGTCTGTTACCATCGTCACCTGTTTCCCTAGAGACAACAGcatggttgccatggcaataGCTCCAGGTGGCCCATCTGTCTCATCAGGAGGGCTAAAGCgaaaacaccaacaaacaataattcagatcaatgtttttaGGGGAATAATTCACTGGAGCTCGTGACCTGTGTCTGTACCATTTTATGAACTGCATTGCTTCCATATGATTGGCTTATTAAACAGAATGAATAAGCAGGTGTTCCTAACAAAGTGAACATACTTTGTGAACTGTGTGTACTGAATGTGCAGGTACCTGTGCATGTAGTGTGTAGGGAAGCCGGTTGTTATGGCAACAGAGAAAGAGTGGGAGAGAGCCAGACTGGAGCGCAAAAGTTCATCCTGAGTGCATAAAACTTGGATCCCCCGTTGACCTGGTGACGGACAATATCCAGACAACTTGAATTCCATCTTCTGCCACTGCTTGTTACTGGAAGAGCTGCTCAGTGACTACTTACAAATAACAGGACCACTGGTCCATCATCCCTCTCTAACTGGTAAAAGACCCTCAGAAAATGATTCACCAGGTATTTGGATTAAACCCCTCTATAGCTGACCACTAATAAGCCAAACATTCAGTTCTATATTATTTTCCCCACAtttacctctgcaaaggagCTTACGTTTCCGTCTGAAATGTTTGTTACTCAGCAGGATTAAGCAcaaactactcaaccaatttccatgaagaTGTGGATCTGAATCAGGGGGTAATGATGTCAACAAAAGCAAACTGGATTCAGGATTACCTTGTTTTCAAGGAAACAAGGTAAGCGGCTTGTGTTATAGAAACTCTGACTtacaaagaaatacattttgagttTGTGACATGAAGAATCAGCTGATCTGAGCCTCACAAAGAGGGAGATCTACGCTCAGTCAGAGTTTACACCTTCATTTCATAAAGATGCTTTGAAGAGCTTTTTAGAACTTATTGCTGCCAAAGGAGGTTCAAGTTATTAGAATTCAAGGGTTAACTAACTTTTTTCCATCAACATTGTGAATTTCTTATCTTCAATAAAGAGACATTACATTAGAATTGTCTGTTATTAGCTTAAGCACAGTGTGGTTGCCTATACTTGATCAGATCCCAGTTAATAAGCAATTACTGCAGAAAATCAGGTCATTACAAAGGGTTTTACGTTGTCATTGTGAGACAAACTGTTCTAATAGTTATAGTTCTAATAGTTATAATTCACATGTGCCTGAATGTTATCACCAAACGTGTATTAATATTGACCCTATGTGAACTTGTTTGCCTGGTGTGTGTTGGGAATGCTGCCAGTGTATGCATTACTCCTTTCATAGCTCATTAACAATCTTCTGCTCACTCCCTTCTTTTCACACTGTAAAAGTTTCTATTATCACCTGTTTTCTCTGTAATAACAGTCTTGTACAATCCAAACATTCTGCAATAATccatgtttttatatacagtatgaatGGAACAATGGACGATGTGTAAATTAAAAAGGGGAACTCCACCGGTCTCCTCAGCTCTGTGGAGCATCCTCTGCTTTGGATTGTTGTGGTTTAACAGTCAGCATCCTCACGGTTCAATCTCACTGCTCAACCTTTCTTATTCATAGTAGACAGCTGAGTAAAAAAAACTCAGTGTCTCAGCACCGAACAGCAGACACACGCACTCAGTGATCAACTGGTGAACATAGTGGTACATTTATCAGCTAAAGAGCCAGAGTGAATATTGAATTTGCATTCAAGAGGTGAATGTGAAAATGTCCCTAATGGTATgataatgtttatctgatgattGTGTAAACAGGCAACTGTTGCTGACACAGTCGCCCCCTAACAACCACATAAGGACATTCTACGCCATCAGTCACAACATTTAAACCGCTCAGTGATTTTCACGTATATATGCATGACTTTAGAAAGAGATTTTAATGTTGGATTTTGGCAACAAGAATATAAAAAGGGGCTTTGGTTGATTGTCTACTCACGAAAAGCTCAATCTTAAATTCTCCCTGTTACGCttcatttttgtttcctttcataAACTGAATCCTCACTTGGGGATTGACAGAATTACAAGTGACAGCCAGATGACACAGTTTTCAATAATAGTGATAACCAGTCAAGTCAACTACTGTTGTGTAattttgtcaataaaaacacatgtcacTGCATGATTATACACATACTGCTGACATATAACTCCTTGTCAGAATCAGCTCCTCCCCAACACGTACATATCTttactaacaaacacaaatgtttgtgtatatttaccTGGGTCCTCTCCAATAATCCTCTCCAGCTCTCTGATCCTTGACACTGCCCTCTGAGATGCCAGGCTGTACAGCAAGGGCTTGTGGGATACCAGGATGCAGAGGGGGATCAGCTCAGGGTTGGGTTTGGTGGATGGAGTGTTCCTGCTGTCAGAGGGAGGGGCTATGGTGGAAGAAGGGGAGTCCAGAATGTCGGTCAGGAACATAGAGCCTGGTGAGTGACTGAATGCCAGCGAAGGCTCTGAAAGATAGAAAACATGATGTCAGTTCACTCTGTTAGATATTTTGAACTTTAGTCTCAGTATCTCAAGCAGAAAGATCAGCTCACGCTAACATCGTGATCATTTACCGCAATCTCTTAAATTGTATAACTGGTGAGTAACTGAAGTAAATACAGTTCTAGCCAATTAAACTGCTCACTGCTGCTGAGTATTGCCTCTATAGCAGTCACTCCGCAGGCCCAGAAGACAGGGACATCACCAGGCTGCAGCTCGAGTCGGTCCCCATAGTCTGGTCTGCACAGGTCCTGTATGCCTAGgagagctgaacacacacagaaacagacagacaggcagacagagtgAAAGATAGaatgtataaacacacatttggaaACTTTATGCCATGTTTTTCAGGTACTGGTGAATTAAGGCCATTATCCTGCATAGGTATTTCTAAGGACCATATTGGGTGTAGAACCTagggagtgaggacatttatcGCAGTACTCACTTTTCCAAAGGGCTGTTTGACGGTTAAGACTTGCTTTTAGGGTTTAGATAGAATTAGGATtatgttagggttagggttaagattATGGCTAGaaatttagttgtgatggttaaagttGAGGTAAGGGGCTAAGGAATACATTATGTCAATAAGAGTCCTCACGTACATAAAAAAGTACtagaatgcgtgtgtgtgtgtgtgtgtgtgtgtacctggatCTCCTATGTGTACAGGTGCTCCATGTGCTAGTGGGCTGAGATGAGAAACCTCCACTGCTGCATCCAGCTTTGCAGCCGGAACAGGACGCATACTGACAACTACAGGGCAGCTGAACACTCCAGCAGGAATACAGGGAACTGCAgtcttcaaacacacaaacatgtacaacACAGATGTTGCAGAGTACATTTAGAGTGAAACCTATTCAGTGGTgaacagaacagacagagaatAAAGCTAATGGCAGTTCTAATGGTTCACACTACACTGTCACATCAAACTGTATGGTGTATATAGTTTTTGTTccctggctcaggttaaatcCATTAAGCATTAacactttgttttatctttatagTTGTAATACTATTAGCATAAACATTATTTAACCCTGTCTTTGACTGACAAATGTGAAGCTGTCACCCTTGGGTTGGGGAGATATTATTAGAATCTCATTCCTTTCAGACATATTACAGAACAAATGCTAAATTGGTATTTTTCATGGCAGATATTTTTAACATGTCAAAGTAGGAAAAGCACAGATCTAAATTACAAATGGAGTAACAGCTGATTTCAATTTAGCTGCTTCAACATGCGGGCCCTGATGTCCTTCCTGCCAGCTCAAGGTGACACAGTCATGACTTACTTGGGAAACTGAACAACAGTTTTTTGTAGTTTCctacaataataattataattatatttgtaCCACACCCTGTACATGCTGACGTTTCTGCCCTGCTCCACGTTCCTAATTGGGACTCCTGCTGTCTTCAGTCTGCCCTCAAAGCCAAAGCTGCAGCCCAGATAGAAACACACCATGTCTGACCACTGATGGCTATGATGCACATCCTGCTGTTCTGATGCATTCCTGGgagcacaataaaaaaagtgaaGTTAGCCTCGTAATGAGCAATAACCACTAAATAAAGCCTGCCAGCGTACGTAAGGATTACAATCTGACCACGACAGGCCATTTATTATGGATCAAAGATAAAATTACTTGATTTTCAACCTTAAACTATTTAAACtagattattttcttttcacatgaAGGCACAGAGGGGCTACAGGCATGGCCAGGTGAACCAGCTCGGGGGCACCCTTAGGCAAATATAAGGTACAAGGTAgtcttaaagggataattcactaattatctactcaccactatgccgatggaggggtgggtgaagtatttgagtccacaaaacacttttggagtttcaggagtaaaCTGCATTGCAGTCAAATCCAATACATTTGAAGTAAATtgtgaccaattcttcaaacgtaaaaaaaacatttaggctaaaaacatggtgtaaatgacgctgtcTTGAGataaatttgaatgtcggggcttacggacacttggaggACACCACAGTAGTATGGAGGTAttggtgatttatttttattttttttggggggggggttctctttttttttatgtattttttattttaccttttaaaaaaacattccaaataaactgaactaaactgaactgaacttaCATTTTCTGTGCTGGGATATTAAACAGGTTTGTTCTTGATTAAACATTAGTTAAACCGTAGGCAAAATTACCAGTAACAAAACAACACTTTTGTctacattgtgtgtttgtgcattatTGCCCTTAAGTCTACTTCCATACATGTTGTAGGCTTCAAAAATGTCACACTCTTGGGTGGTTGATATAATTATTAACTGCATCATGAATGCAATCCAGTCTGAAGAGGTGatattgttttgttgctgtcaGTTATGTGCATCAGTGACCCAAGTTTACCCTGTTACACAATTAATAGAGATCTATGGGCATACAGTGTCTACAGTGTTTGGACTCTGTCACTTTTTGCAATTTTTATCGTTTTGTGGATTTTGATTCGAAATcaataaaatgtacattgttGTCCGTCAATCTACACTCAATAACCCATtatgacaaagtgaaaacatttcttgagagtgtttttgcaaattaattaaaaatcttaTTAACAATAGTGTCCCAAGGGTTTGTTGTGGCACTTCAAAGTGTGGTAATGAGATGTGTCTAGAGCCAGATTGGAATCCaccaatcaaactttattgacTGGACCTAGTTTAGAAAGGCACACACCTACATTATGCACAAGGCCTTATGATTCATACTGCACGTCAGTTTTCCTCTATGATAAGATTTTATGGTGAGGTGTGGATCAGGGCAAGGGTGATAAAGCATTTGTCAAAGAACATCTGTGGTGAGACCTGAAGACTGCAGTTCATGTATGTTAACCGTTCAATCTGATGGAGTTTGAGAGGCGAAT of the Hippoglossus stenolepis isolate QCI-W04-F060 chromosome 10, HSTE1.2, whole genome shotgun sequence genome contains:
- the dglucy gene encoding D-glutamate cyclase, mitochondrial isoform X2 — its product is MLTAVRATRCSLSYLRGFSTSAMDAMSGYMQANVVILPNHLADDFEAFCHSNPASLPLLYRSQSGETSCPPLARHADIRTDMSKYRVYEKGQLVKTVSSLQSYTDQARNASEQQDVHHSHQWSDMVCFYLGCSFGFEGRLKTAGVPIRNVEQGRNVSMYRTAVPCIPAGVFSCPVVVSMRPVPAAKLDAAVEVSHLSPLAHGAPVHIGDPALLGIQDLCRPDYGDRLELQPGDVPVFWACGVTAIEAILSSKPSLAFSHSPGSMFLTDILDSPSSTIAPPSDSRNTPSTKPNPELIPLCILVSHKPLLYSLASQRAVSRIRELERIIGEDPGQRGIQVLCTQDELLRSSLALSHSFSVAITTGFPTHYMHSPPDETDGPPGAIAMATMLLSLGKQVTMVTDRRALEMNQAIIDEAVKTGVLKTAIPLVTFEDCGPDAALHFLCHHGDPSKPRYDHLVAIERSGRAEDGNYYNMRGVNIKHLLDPIDDLFIAAKDIPGIITTGIGDGGNELGMGKLKEKVKNLMPNGSLIACDVPADYAITAGVSNWGGYAVACGLYLLHTCPSHQRYLKKGLGEEAPPPQEQLQDWIANLPSVDKEESFLSTLVRFGIRSGKTGNLAMEVDGLTFHPTHSDLITRLLEVTRGSTSQNP
- the dglucy gene encoding D-glutamate cyclase, mitochondrial isoform X3, producing MEGVFLQNGKNQGIQTSSISLRYMQANVVILPNHLADDFEAFCHSNPASLPLLYRSQSGETSCPPLARHADIRTDMSKYRVYEKGQLVKTVSSLQSYTDQARNASEQQDVHHSHQWSDMVCFYLGCSFGFEGRLKTAGVPIRNVEQGRNVSMYRTAVPCIPAGVFSCPVVVSMRPVPAAKLDAAVEVSHLSPLAHGAPVHIGDPALLGIQDLCRPDYGDRLELQPGDVPVFWACGVTAIEAILSSKPSLAFSHSPGSMFLTDILDSPSSTIAPPSDSRNTPSTKPNPELIPLCILVSHKPLLYSLASQRAVSRIRELERIIGEDPGQRGIQVLCTQDELLRSSLALSHSFSVAITTGFPTHYMHSPPDETDGPPGAIAMATMLLSLGKQVTMVTDRRALEMNQAIIDEAVKTGVLKTAIPLVTFEDCGPDAALHFLCHHGDPSKPRYDHLVAIERSGRAEDGNYYNMRGVNIKHLLDPIDDLFIAAKDIPGIITTGIGDGGNELGMGKLKEKVKNLMPNGSLIACDVPADYAITAGVSNWGGYAVACGLYLLHTCPSHQRYLKKGLGEEAPPPQEQLQDWIANLPSVDKEESFLSTLVRFGIRSGKTGNLAMEVDGLTFHPTHSDLITRLLEVTRGSTSQNP
- the dglucy gene encoding D-glutamate cyclase, mitochondrial isoform X1 → MELSGDLKCLSPAELRLLFRQNDSRIIKTTGLAEGYMQANVVILPNHLADDFEAFCHSNPASLPLLYRSQSGETSCPPLARHADIRTDMSKYRVYEKGQLVKTVSSLQSYTDQARNASEQQDVHHSHQWSDMVCFYLGCSFGFEGRLKTAGVPIRNVEQGRNVSMYRTAVPCIPAGVFSCPVVVSMRPVPAAKLDAAVEVSHLSPLAHGAPVHIGDPALLGIQDLCRPDYGDRLELQPGDVPVFWACGVTAIEAILSSKPSLAFSHSPGSMFLTDILDSPSSTIAPPSDSRNTPSTKPNPELIPLCILVSHKPLLYSLASQRAVSRIRELERIIGEDPGQRGIQVLCTQDELLRSSLALSHSFSVAITTGFPTHYMHSPPDETDGPPGAIAMATMLLSLGKQVTMVTDRRALEMNQAIIDEAVKTGVLKTAIPLVTFEDCGPDAALHFLCHHGDPSKPRYDHLVAIERSGRAEDGNYYNMRGVNIKHLLDPIDDLFIAAKDIPGIITTGIGDGGNELGMGKLKEKVKNLMPNGSLIACDVPADYAITAGVSNWGGYAVACGLYLLHTCPSHQRYLKKGLGEEAPPPQEQLQDWIANLPSVDKEESFLSTLVRFGIRSGKTGNLAMEVDGLTFHPTHSDLITRLLEVTRGSTSQNP